From a single Halodesulfovibrio marinisediminis DSM 17456 genomic region:
- a CDS encoding alpha-L-glutamate ligase-like protein has translation MFGWFKNLKEHGIVGMNARNAAYVLPNNPRRLYPLVDDKETTKRLTLDAGLNVPELYGVFRAQHELKKLPELLEKHDSFVVKPARGAGGNGILVINGKLGSHFLKPDDSFITRDEIHFHISNILSGMYSLGGMPDKALVEYCVKFDPVFKGIAYQGVPDIRIIVYKGVPVMAMLRLPTRESDGKANLHQGAMGCGIDIRTGKTTHAVWKNDNHEMHPDTLLPISDVQIPGWEELLRQASLGYSVTGLGYLGVDIVLDKDLGPLILELNARPGLAIQVANKTGLQSRLDSVEEIHHLLQSEKQRVEYAMDNFGV, from the coding sequence ATGTTCGGTTGGTTTAAGAACTTAAAAGAGCATGGTATTGTGGGCATGAATGCCCGTAATGCTGCATACGTGCTGCCTAACAACCCCCGTAGACTGTATCCTTTGGTGGACGATAAAGAGACCACCAAACGCCTTACGCTTGATGCTGGATTGAATGTTCCGGAACTGTACGGAGTATTCCGTGCGCAGCATGAATTAAAGAAGTTACCTGAGTTGCTGGAAAAGCATGATTCGTTTGTTGTGAAACCTGCACGCGGTGCAGGCGGTAACGGTATTCTCGTCATCAACGGTAAGCTTGGTTCCCATTTCCTGAAGCCTGATGACTCTTTTATTACAAGAGACGAGATTCATTTCCATATCTCGAATATTCTGAGCGGGATGTACAGTCTTGGTGGTATGCCGGATAAGGCGCTGGTTGAATACTGCGTTAAGTTTGATCCTGTTTTTAAGGGGATAGCATATCAAGGTGTTCCTGATATACGTATCATTGTATACAAGGGGGTTCCGGTTATGGCGATGCTGCGGCTTCCAACCCGTGAGTCTGACGGGAAAGCGAACCTGCATCAGGGGGCTATGGGCTGTGGTATTGATATACGTACCGGTAAGACAACCCATGCGGTATGGAAGAACGATAACCATGAGATGCATCCAGATACGTTGTTGCCTATCAGCGATGTTCAGATTCCAGGATGGGAAGAATTGTTGCGGCAGGCATCATTAGGGTATTCAGTAACCGGACTTGGGTATCTTGGTGTGGACATTGTGCTTGATAAAGATCTTGGGCCGTTGATTCTGGAATTAAATGCTCGACCGGGGCTGGCGATTCAAGTTGCAAACAAAACCGGTCTGCAAAGCAGACTAGATAGTGTTGAAGAGATTCATCATCTTTTGCAGTCCGAAAAACAGCGGGTAGAGTATGCAATGGACAACTTTGGCGTATAA
- a CDS encoding inactive transglutaminase family protein, producing the protein MNKLQLKLLVGILLAVGLGVFSYKVFVLGFPLVPSEKTSVWNVEAHVAFDGEKKPVKVVLQTLNRVSGFAVTDEYFIGAGYGRQRVSQRITDRQLTNDAYDQNSVVIWSKRLADGKQDLIYSAVLRPESGGELPMWSPPQEIPQLRDPQFSEAETVAADALLSKIGKESADIESFVPLLMQALQHPEKDSNAAYLLRDAASSRGVVNMAVRLLHLSGIPAQSVHGITLGTSSDAGITHWLELYQNDSWHMFNVAKGVFSTPVNFVPWWRGDAPLAELKGGKNLQVSLSVVPDAIDAMKNVVDRISATHPTFFDYSLFSLPVQAQATYRVILLIPIGAILLVFLRNVIGFSTFGTFMPVLIALSFRETQLLWGVSLFSVVIILGLGVRLYLEHLKLLLVPRLACVLITVVLLMAGISVVCFKLGIPRGVSVSLFPMVILSMTIERISVMWDELGAVKAIQQAVGSMAVAVLAYLVMTDSYVEHLFFVFPELFLVLLALTVMMGRYTGYRLMDLVRFRTFIRE; encoded by the coding sequence ATGAATAAACTCCAGTTAAAGCTGCTTGTCGGCATTTTGTTGGCAGTCGGGCTTGGCGTATTTAGTTACAAAGTTTTTGTTTTAGGATTTCCGTTAGTTCCTTCAGAAAAAACATCTGTATGGAATGTTGAAGCACACGTTGCTTTTGACGGAGAAAAAAAGCCAGTAAAGGTTGTCCTTCAAACGCTTAACCGTGTTTCAGGATTTGCTGTTACAGATGAATATTTTATTGGTGCTGGTTACGGTCGTCAGCGCGTAAGTCAGAGAATTACAGACAGGCAGTTGACCAATGACGCATATGATCAGAACTCTGTTGTTATCTGGTCGAAGCGTCTTGCAGATGGAAAGCAGGATCTCATTTATTCTGCTGTGCTGCGTCCTGAATCTGGGGGCGAGCTGCCTATGTGGAGCCCGCCGCAGGAAATTCCGCAGCTTCGCGATCCGCAGTTCTCCGAGGCTGAAACTGTCGCTGCTGATGCTCTTCTTTCCAAAATTGGTAAGGAATCTGCTGACATTGAATCTTTTGTTCCGTTGCTTATGCAGGCATTACAGCATCCGGAAAAGGACTCTAATGCAGCTTACTTACTTCGCGACGCAGCAAGCAGCCGCGGTGTTGTAAACATGGCTGTTCGTCTGTTGCACCTTTCAGGTATCCCGGCGCAATCAGTACACGGTATTACCCTTGGAACTTCCAGTGATGCAGGCATCACGCATTGGCTTGAGCTGTATCAGAATGATTCATGGCATATGTTCAATGTGGCAAAGGGCGTGTTTAGTACTCCGGTAAACTTTGTTCCTTGGTGGCGTGGTGATGCTCCATTGGCAGAGTTGAAGGGTGGTAAGAACCTGCAGGTTTCTCTTTCTGTGGTTCCTGATGCTATTGATGCCATGAAAAACGTTGTGGATCGTATCTCTGCAACTCATCCGACATTTTTTGATTACTCCCTGTTTAGCCTTCCGGTGCAGGCTCAGGCTACGTACAGGGTAATTCTCCTTATCCCTATTGGTGCCATCCTTTTGGTATTCCTTCGAAATGTTATCGGGTTCAGCACCTTTGGTACCTTTATGCCAGTGCTGATTGCTCTTTCTTTCAGGGAAACTCAGTTGCTGTGGGGGGTAAGCCTGTTCTCCGTGGTGATTATTCTTGGTCTTGGTGTGCGACTGTATCTGGAGCACCTGAAGTTGCTTCTTGTGCCGCGTCTTGCCTGTGTTTTGATTACCGTAGTTCTGCTTATGGCAGGAATCAGTGTGGTCTGTTTTAAACTTGGTATCCCGCGCGGTGTTTCTGTAAGCCTGTTCCCGATGGTTATTTTGAGTATGACTATCGAACGCATCTCTGTGATGTGGGATGAACTGGGGGCAGTTAAAGCTATTCAGCAGGCAGTCGGATCTATGGCTGTTGCTGTGCTTGCATACCTCGTTATGACAGATAGTTATGTAGAGCATTTGTTCTTTGTTTTTCCTGAACTTTTCTTAGTGCTGCTGGCGCTTACCGTTATGATGGGTCGATACACAGGGTATCGTCTGATGGATTTGGTTCGATTCCGCACGTTTATTCGGGAGTAA
- a CDS encoding ATP-dependent zinc protease family protein yields MYYAWCLALLLIFNTTVSLAQSQQPVSTPTSTQVYVQTVASAANAPAIKDKLVAGYIEKAAVSICGQTHPIEVDAKLDTGADSTSFHATDIFIDKKKKTVTFTSIDGNGDSQRITCQYIRTVRVKKRPSGYDERPVIKAQIHIASKVFDAEINLTDRTHFSYKLLVGRKDLRKGFLIDSSQKYRLGKPDSP; encoded by the coding sequence ATGTACTATGCATGGTGCTTAGCTCTTTTGCTAATATTCAACACCACAGTTTCCCTTGCGCAGTCCCAACAGCCCGTCTCCACCCCGACTTCTACTCAAGTATATGTTCAGACTGTGGCGTCTGCCGCTAATGCTCCAGCTATAAAGGATAAGCTGGTAGCAGGATATATTGAAAAGGCTGCCGTCAGTATTTGTGGGCAGACTCATCCTATTGAAGTTGATGCGAAACTGGATACCGGTGCGGACAGCACTTCTTTTCATGCTACTGACATTTTTATTGATAAAAAAAAGAAGACGGTAACTTTTACCAGCATTGACGGTAATGGTGACTCCCAGCGTATAACTTGCCAATATATAAGAACTGTCAGAGTTAAAAAGCGTCCATCTGGGTATGATGAACGCCCTGTAATTAAGGCACAAATTCATATTGCGTCGAAGGTGTTTGATGCAGAAATTAATCTGACTGACAGGACTCATTTTTCTTACAAACTTCTTGTCGGACGTAAGGACTTGCGAAAAGGGTTTCTTATTGATTCTTCGCAAAAATATAGGCTCGGTAAGCCTGATTCCCCTTAG
- a CDS encoding sigma-54-dependent transcriptional regulator — MTTIGEIYLVDDEPMIRQACQQTFELEGYTIKTFSSAEEVLPHITPDWLGVVISDVKMPGMDGLTLLNRITEIAPELPVVMLTGHGDVPMALEAIRSGAYDFLEKPAPPEYLIEVAKRALESRRLCLENRNLKERLAVDLDLESRLLGSSPQITQLRQTVSSLASIDVDVLILGETGVGKELTARSLHDCGNRHGGKFVPLNCCAIPESLVESELFGHERGAFTNASSRRIGKIELAQGGTLFLDEVESMPLDIQVKLLRALQERVIERVGSNQLIPVDFRVVAASKVDLREAVSNGTFREDLFFRLNVARINVPPLRDRAGDVMELLHYFMAVMAERFSRPVPDVDPEMSSRLQQYSWPGNVRELRNVAQQLVLGLPLDLSGEGNVDSCDVLPAGCTVLDDLVENYEKQLIVDALERNEGKIEKTASDLGIPRKRLYLRMRKYGLRKE, encoded by the coding sequence ATGACCACCATTGGTGAAATTTATTTAGTCGATGATGAACCCATGATTCGGCAGGCTTGCCAGCAGACCTTTGAGCTTGAAGGATATACCATAAAAACCTTCAGCTCTGCGGAAGAGGTGTTGCCGCACATTACTCCGGATTGGCTCGGTGTGGTCATCAGCGATGTGAAAATGCCCGGGATGGATGGACTGACACTTCTGAACCGCATTACGGAAATTGCGCCAGAGTTGCCAGTTGTCATGCTTACAGGACATGGCGATGTTCCAATGGCGCTAGAGGCAATTCGTTCCGGTGCGTATGATTTTCTCGAAAAGCCTGCACCGCCGGAGTATCTTATTGAGGTTGCCAAGCGCGCGTTGGAATCCCGTCGCCTTTGTCTTGAAAACCGTAATTTGAAGGAGCGCCTTGCTGTTGATCTTGATCTGGAATCACGCCTTCTCGGATCGTCACCACAAATTACGCAATTGCGCCAGACCGTAAGTTCCTTGGCGTCGATTGATGTTGATGTCCTTATTCTTGGAGAAACAGGTGTAGGCAAAGAGCTTACTGCCCGTTCCTTGCATGATTGCGGGAACCGTCATGGCGGAAAATTTGTTCCGCTGAACTGCTGTGCTATTCCGGAAAGTCTGGTTGAGAGTGAGTTGTTCGGGCATGAACGCGGGGCGTTTACAAACGCTTCAAGTCGGCGCATCGGTAAGATCGAATTGGCTCAAGGGGGCACTCTTTTTCTGGATGAAGTAGAGTCCATGCCGCTTGATATTCAGGTAAAACTGCTGCGTGCATTGCAGGAACGAGTCATTGAGCGTGTGGGAAGTAACCAGCTTATACCTGTCGATTTCAGAGTTGTTGCTGCTTCCAAAGTTGATCTGCGTGAGGCCGTGAGTAACGGCACGTTCCGTGAGGACTTGTTTTTTCGTCTTAATGTGGCACGCATTAATGTTCCGCCTCTTCGCGACAGGGCAGGAGACGTTATGGAACTGCTTCATTACTTTATGGCTGTTATGGCGGAACGCTTTAGCAGACCGGTGCCGGACGTTGATCCTGAGATGAGCAGCCGTCTTCAGCAATATTCTTGGCCGGGGAATGTCCGTGAGCTGCGCAATGTTGCCCAGCAGCTGGTTCTTGGTTTGCCGCTTGATTTGTCTGGTGAAGGAAATGTTGATTCCTGCGATGTTTTGCCTGCTGGATGTACTGTGCTTGACGACCTCGTGGAGAACTATGAAAAGCAGCTTATTGTTGACGCATTGGAGCGCAACGAGGGGAAGATAGAAAAGACAGCGTCTGATCTTGGAATCCCGCGTAAGCGTTTGTATTTGCGAATGCGAAAATATGGTTTGCGAAAAGAGTAA
- a CDS encoding ATP-binding protein, which yields MMPSFFTKIGIWERLLLAFSTIAAITVLSVLTALFLLESSSDIFATITEKNLPELAQVADVAETSGQIIAIAPNLASAPDEDTQKKIRADLDVLLRQFSAEVNLLGSTNPQLRREIDDLLVHLNDNLFSLQLVVADRLREERRLQKHMERLRWLYSDMLEEIEPLSQDLNYNFDADIDRIRGAVGQGEKNIAVARLRSNRMFKKIVDRIGSSGDLLVSLLLQASSAQTVAHVDNLAALASDTIASLRLNLEHFSEEASALTLHQVFSEVLSRAEGADGVFALKKRILANNLKGQEILTENTIIVGQLRSAIRKIVTRTQDEALSAAAVTKDKLEHARWAQLGLVFFSLIIASCVLWFYVRGSIVARLNALATSMQAIAGGDLKYAVPEAGDDEIGKMAGALRVFRDTAQEVEEANAQAIIDNAAVGLVIADPDGVIRFFNTMALSLFDSEPHEMIGQQLFSFVTEPERQAFSDACSLVFFSKDYSQVVALYCGVKRDGSEFPMEAVIRPVQQRAQRNLLITLHDVTEREEAQELLRKRVRQKTDHLSRINVKLRQEVRERRRVQDELVQAGKLAALGQLSAGIAHELNQPLSAIRYYLHNARLLIERGKLDLHQENIEKIDELSARMAGMINHLKKFARLPSNKLHPVDVVPVIEQSLALLKSRIKEDEIEIERRYDDAPHVISAEDIRLEQVLVNIIGNAIDAIGLQNDGERKIAVDVTDAEENVCIEIVDTGPGIPPEVKESIFDPFYTTKEVGKGLGLGLSISYNIVKDMRGEINAVNAENGGTKFVLSFQKAVG from the coding sequence ATGATGCCATCGTTTTTTACCAAAATAGGCATTTGGGAACGCTTGCTTCTCGCGTTTAGTACCATTGCGGCTATTACTGTATTATCGGTACTGACGGCATTGTTTCTTCTGGAAAGTTCCAGCGATATTTTCGCAACCATTACAGAAAAAAACTTGCCGGAATTAGCACAGGTTGCTGATGTGGCTGAGACAAGTGGACAGATTATTGCGATTGCTCCAAACCTTGCCTCTGCTCCGGATGAAGACACACAAAAGAAAATCCGTGCTGATTTGGATGTGCTTTTGCGGCAATTCAGTGCTGAAGTGAATCTTCTTGGGTCTACGAATCCGCAACTTCGTCGAGAGATAGATGACTTGCTGGTACATTTGAATGACAACTTGTTTTCATTACAACTTGTTGTTGCAGACCGCTTGCGGGAGGAAAGACGCCTGCAAAAGCACATGGAGCGTCTCCGCTGGCTCTATTCCGACATGCTTGAAGAGATTGAACCGCTTAGTCAGGATTTAAACTATAATTTTGATGCAGACATTGACCGTATTCGAGGCGCAGTCGGGCAGGGTGAGAAAAATATTGCTGTGGCCAGACTGCGTTCCAACCGAATGTTTAAGAAGATTGTTGACCGCATCGGCAGCAGCGGTGATCTGTTAGTGAGTTTGCTTTTGCAGGCTTCATCAGCACAGACTGTTGCCCATGTCGATAACTTAGCTGCCCTTGCCAGTGACACGATTGCTTCATTACGATTAAACTTGGAGCATTTTTCCGAAGAGGCGAGTGCCCTTACCTTGCATCAGGTGTTTTCTGAAGTGCTTTCCAGAGCGGAAGGAGCAGACGGCGTTTTTGCTCTAAAAAAACGCATTCTCGCAAACAATCTTAAAGGGCAGGAGATCCTTACCGAGAACACCATAATTGTCGGGCAGCTACGTTCGGCAATCAGGAAAATTGTTACTCGCACGCAGGATGAGGCCCTTAGCGCTGCTGCAGTTACCAAAGATAAGCTGGAACATGCTCGATGGGCACAGCTTGGACTTGTATTTTTCAGTCTGATTATTGCTTCCTGTGTACTGTGGTTTTATGTGCGCGGCAGCATTGTTGCACGACTTAATGCCTTGGCAACAAGCATGCAGGCGATTGCCGGAGGTGATCTGAAATATGCTGTTCCTGAAGCTGGTGATGATGAAATCGGTAAGATGGCTGGCGCATTACGCGTTTTTCGTGACACTGCTCAGGAAGTGGAAGAGGCAAATGCACAGGCTATCATCGATAACGCTGCGGTGGGGCTTGTTATAGCCGATCCTGATGGAGTTATTCGCTTTTTCAATACAATGGCTCTTAGTCTGTTTGATTCAGAGCCGCATGAGATGATCGGGCAGCAGCTTTTTTCCTTTGTTACTGAGCCGGAACGACAGGCATTCAGCGATGCATGTTCTCTTGTATTTTTCAGTAAGGATTATTCGCAAGTTGTTGCCTTATATTGTGGCGTTAAGCGTGATGGTTCCGAGTTCCCTATGGAAGCGGTTATCCGTCCTGTTCAGCAGCGTGCACAGCGTAATTTGCTGATTACGCTTCATGATGTAACAGAGCGTGAAGAGGCGCAAGAGCTGTTGCGGAAGAGGGTACGGCAGAAAACAGACCATTTGAGCCGTATCAACGTGAAGCTCAGGCAGGAAGTGCGAGAACGCCGCAGGGTACAGGATGAGCTTGTTCAGGCTGGAAAGCTTGCAGCACTCGGACAGCTTTCCGCTGGTATTGCGCATGAGCTTAATCAGCCGTTGTCGGCAATCAGGTATTACCTGCATAATGCCCGCTTGCTTATAGAACGTGGGAAGCTTGATCTACATCAGGAAAATATTGAGAAGATAGACGAACTAAGCGCTAGAATGGCGGGGATGATTAACCACCTGAAGAAGTTTGCCCGTCTCCCTTCAAATAAGCTGCATCCGGTGGATGTGGTTCCGGTTATTGAACAGTCTTTGGCGTTGCTTAAATCACGCATTAAAGAAGATGAGATTGAAATAGAGCGTCGGTATGACGATGCGCCTCATGTCATCAGCGCAGAAGATATCCGGCTTGAACAGGTGCTGGTGAATATTATCGGTAATGCCATCGATGCTATCGGTCTGCAGAATGATGGAGAGCGTAAGATTGCTGTTGATGTCACTGATGCAGAAGAGAATGTCTGTATTGAAATTGTCGATACAGGTCCCGGAATTCCACCGGAAGTTAAAGAATCAATTTTTGACCCGTTCTATACGACCAAAGAAGTCGGTAAGGGATTAGGGCTTGGCCTTTCAATTTCCTATAACATTGTGAAGGACATGAGGGGAGAAATCAATGCTGTGAATGCCGAAAATGGCGGCACTAAGTTTGTTCTCTCATTTCAAAAAGCAGTTGGATAA
- a CDS encoding ABC transporter substrate-binding protein, giving the protein MYVGFVRAVRYFCWCVFGVTVALLLCGGSVSAANASQHSRLQIITSYPPNFYEPFVKRFQDLHPEIAVSILNKKTTSAVAELLRGNARNFDVFWASSPDAFEILKQGQMLRRTERDRQYKAVDVNGASVDDPDGYFYGFALSAVGWMWNQSYLDNEEIAAPKCWEDIVDSKYYSHVVMTSPSRSGTTHLIVESILQKMGWEKGWAYLLRISGNLVTLSARSFSVTEGVRGGLYGVGLVIDILGRAPDADNLRFRYGEPALIAPAGIGALENGSNSAEAELFIDFMLSPEGQAILLNPQIHRLPVALQVYDSGKPTHSQLLKMIKEGNSKRYDVYLSQLRYNLVNHLFEEFITYKLLERRQLWKRMLSLERQHGADDLAFAMVKKEFYRLLSEVPVTEEQSRNPVYNTIFSNSFNGTPKSSDQQQQILQWQQFIEERFTKANELLDTAQRK; this is encoded by the coding sequence ATGTACGTTGGCTTCGTAAGGGCTGTTCGATATTTTTGCTGGTGCGTGTTTGGAGTCACTGTTGCTCTTCTTCTTTGCGGAGGATCAGTCTCTGCAGCAAACGCTTCTCAGCACTCCCGTTTGCAAATAATTACTTCGTATCCTCCCAATTTCTACGAACCGTTTGTTAAGCGGTTTCAAGATCTCCATCCTGAAATAGCTGTTTCTATACTTAATAAAAAAACGACGTCAGCCGTGGCTGAATTGCTACGGGGGAATGCCCGTAACTTTGATGTATTCTGGGCATCTTCACCGGACGCGTTTGAGATTTTAAAACAGGGGCAGATGCTGAGGCGCACAGAGCGTGATCGGCAGTATAAGGCCGTGGATGTAAACGGGGCGTCCGTGGATGATCCTGACGGTTACTTTTACGGTTTTGCGTTATCTGCTGTGGGGTGGATGTGGAATCAGTCCTACTTGGATAATGAGGAAATCGCAGCTCCGAAGTGTTGGGAAGATATAGTAGATTCAAAATATTATAGTCATGTTGTTATGACTAGTCCTTCTCGCTCAGGCACTACCCACCTGATTGTAGAAAGTATTTTGCAAAAGATGGGATGGGAGAAAGGCTGGGCATACCTGCTGCGCATATCCGGTAACCTTGTGACACTTTCTGCCCGTAGCTTCAGCGTGACAGAAGGAGTACGGGGCGGACTGTATGGCGTAGGGCTTGTGATTGATATTCTTGGGCGTGCGCCGGATGCGGATAATCTCAGATTCCGGTACGGCGAGCCTGCTCTGATTGCTCCGGCAGGAATTGGGGCGTTAGAAAACGGCAGTAACTCTGCTGAGGCTGAACTGTTTATTGACTTTATGTTGTCGCCTGAGGGGCAGGCGATTCTGCTTAACCCGCAGATACATCGCTTGCCTGTTGCCTTGCAAGTGTATGACAGTGGCAAACCTACGCATTCTCAACTGCTTAAGATGATTAAGGAAGGCAACTCTAAGCGATATGATGTCTACCTGTCGCAGTTGCGGTATAATCTTGTGAATCATCTTTTTGAGGAATTCATTACATATAAATTGCTTGAGCGACGTCAGCTTTGGAAGCGCATGCTGTCTCTCGAACGTCAGCATGGCGCTGATGACCTTGCTTTTGCCATGGTAAAGAAAGAGTTCTACAGGTTGCTCAGTGAAGTACCTGTTACCGAAGAACAGAGCCGGAATCCTGTTTATAATACTATTTTTTCCAATTCGTTTAATGGAACGCCCAAAAGCTCTGATCAACAGCAGCAGATTTTGCAATGGCAGCAGTTTATTGAAGAGCGGTTCACAAAAGCTAATGAACTGTTGGATACAGCACAAAGAAAGTAA